In Xenopus laevis strain J_2021 chromosome 2S, Xenopus_laevis_v10.1, whole genome shotgun sequence, a genomic segment contains:
- the nek3.S gene encoding NIMA-related kinase 3 S homeolog isoform X1, with the protein MEYCQGGDLLQKIKLQRGRLFTEQTILQWFVQICLAVQHIHEKRVLHRDIKSKNIFLTQNCNIKLGDFGSARILTSPGAYACTYVGTPYYVPPEIWENMPYNNKSDIWSLGCVLYELCTLKHPFQAGSWKNLILKICQGSYKPLPMQYSYELRSLITQMFRKTPRSRPSASTILSRSSLSKLIRTASSTKISIDQSPQYHSTENAVAPHMLTPQAFESRYETDPSSPGLERKQWTKEPSHTVLNKLENASILTASITAGNSSETDPNSLELQRKQWKKEPSDTVLNKLGNASILTSSIAAGKSSDCPSNYDVNDQRKKWKKEFPETLINILQNADLSSAFETYTIYKAKAPGDCLRGPLDSDSQAPDVTDSIEAEVAVDTERFQLRSDDEDTDFEEDDADPDWISQLEKWTHAP; encoded by the exons ATGGAATATTGCCAAGGAGGTGACTTATTGCAGAAAATCAAACTTCAAAGAGGAAGACTATTTACTGAACAGACA ATACTACAGTGGTTTGTACAAATTTGCCTGGCAGTGCAGCATATTCATGAGAAGCGGGTTTTGCACAGAGACATCAAGTCCAAG AATATTTTCCTTACCCAGAACTGTAACATAAAGCTGGGGGACTTTGGATCTGCACGGATTCTTACCAG TCCAGGGGCTTACGCTTGCACATATGTTGGGACCCCTTATTATGTGCCTCCAGAAATCTGGGAGAACATGCCATATAACAACAAAAG tgacaTCTGGTCCTTGGGGTGTGTCTTATATGAGTTATGCACTTTGAAACATCCT TTCCAGGCAGGCAGCTGGAAAAATCTAATTCTCAAGATTTGCCAAGGATCCTACAAACCTCTACCAATGCAATATTCCTATGAATTACGCAGTCTCATCACCCAGATGTTCCGGAAAACCCCCCGTAGCCGTCCTTCTGCCTCCACGATTCTTTCCAGATCATCTCTGTCTAAGCTGATCAGAACAGCCTCATCTACAAAG atttctatTGACCAGTCTCCACAATACCACAGTACTGAAAATGCGGTTGCTCCACATATGCTCACTCCACAAGCCTTTGAATCCAGATATG AAACAGATCCCAGTTCTCCAGGATTAGAAAGGAAGCAATGGACAAAGGAGCCATCACACACTGTCCTAAATAAGTTAGAAAATGCTTCTATACTCACTGCAAGTATAACAGCTGGAAACAGTTCAG AAACTGATCCCAACTCCCTGGAGTTACAGAGAAAGCAGTGGAAGAAGGAGCCCTCGGACACTGTGCTTAATAAGCTAGGGAATGCCTCTATCCTAACCTCAAGCATAGCAGCTGGAAAGAGTTCGG ACTGTCCCAGTAATTATGATGTGAATGATCaaagaaagaaatggaaaaaagagTTTCCCGAGACACTAATTAATATTCTACAGAATGCCGACTTGAGCTCGGCCTTTGAAACGTACACAATATACAAAGCAA AAGCCCCCGGAGACTGTCTCAGAGGCCCCCTTGATAGTGACTCCCAAGCCCCTGATGTGACAGACAGCATAGAAGCAGAGGTTGCTGTTGACACAGAGAGATTTCAGTTGAGATCTGATGATGAGGACAC GGACTTTGAAGAAGATGATGCTGATCCTGATTGGATATCACAGCTGGAAAAATGGACACACGCCCCATAA
- the alg11.S gene encoding GDP-Man:Man(3)GlcNAc(2)-PP-Dol alpha-1,2-mannosyltransferase-like produces MEGLMCLCGMMRLLTALFIPVLIASIALSLVFVLLFICTRLWIQRKKKQSVEIGKDGKKKKVVAFFHPYCNAGGGGERVLWCALRSLQKRYKDVIYVIYTGDKDASAEQILNGAAARFNIKLSHPVKFIFLEKRGLVEAGCYPCFTLLGQSLGSIVLGWEALTKCVPDIYIDSMGCAFTLPLFKYLGGCHVGCYVHYPTISMDMLSVVHSQHARFNNAAFISNNPVLSRLKLIYYYLFALFYGWVGSCSDVIMVNSTWTFSHILDLWKCSDRTSIVYPPCDVQTFLDLNLNQHKEKEEHSVVSIGQFRPEKDHPLQIRAFASLLENKNAEQRAKLKLILIGGCRNNEDELRVSELKRLSSEMGIPVEFKVNIPFAELKKHLSEATIGLHTMWNEHFGIGIVECMAAGTIILAHNSGGPKLDIVVPYEEHQTGFLADSVDSYAAAMDHILSLTPEQRLSIRKNARLSVGRFSDQEFEANFLASSETLFK; encoded by the exons ATGGAAGGGCTGATGTGCTTATGTGGGATGATGAG GCTGTTGACTGCCTTGTTCATCCCAGTACTGATTGCCAGCATTGCTCTGAGCCTCGTCTTTGTCTTGCTTTTTATTTGCACTCGATTGTGgattcagagaaagaaaaagcaGAGTGTGGAAATAGGAAAAGATGGGAAAAAGAAGAAAGTGGTGGCATTTTTTCACCCATACTGCAATGCTGGAGGCGGAGGGGAGAGAGTACTGTGGTGTGCACTGAGATCCCTCCAAAAGCG GTACAAAGATGTGATCTATGTCATTTATACTGGTGACAAAGATGCCTCTGCGGAACAGATCCTGAATGGGGCCGCTGCAAGATTTAACATCAAGCTGTCACACCCTGTAAAGTTCATCTTCCTGGAAAAGCGTGGACTTGTGGAAGCAGGATGTTATCCCTGTTTTACTTTGCTGGGACAGAGTCTTGGCTCCATTGTTTTAGGCTGGGAAGCTCTTACGAAGTGTGTGCCAGATATATACATTGATTCTATGGGCTGTGCATTTACATTGCCTCTCTTCAAGTATCTCGGAGGATGCCATGTCGGCTGCTATGTGCACTATCCAACTATCAGCATGGATATGCTGTCTGTTGTTCATAGTCAGCATGCAAGATTCAACAATGCTGCTTTTATCTCAAACAATCCTGTTCTGAGCAGACTgaaactgatttattattatctgTTTGCACTATTCTATGGATGGGTTGGTTCATGTAGTGACGTCATCATGGTTAACTCAACATGGACTTTCTCCCACATTCTTGATCTGTGGAAATGTAGTGACCGTACTAGCATAGTTTATCCTCCGTGTGATGTTCAGACATTTTTAGACCTTAATTTAAATCAACACAAAGAAAAAGAGGAACATTCAGTTGTTTCTATAGGGCAGTTTAGGCCCGAGAAGGACCACCCTTTGCAAATACGTGCATTTGCATCCTTGCTGGAAAACAAAAATGCTGAACAAAGAGCAAAGTTGAAATTGATCCTAATTGGGGGGTGTCGCAACAATGAAGATGAGCTACGTGTGTCAGAGCTGAAAAGACTCAGCTCCGAAATGGGAATTCCAGTGGAGTTCAAAGTGAACATTCCTTTTGCAGAGCTAAAGAAGCATTTAAGTGAAGCTACCATTGGCTTACACACCATGTGGAATGAGCACTTTGGAATTG GCATCGTTGAGTGCATGGCTGCTGGTACCATAATTCTGGCTCATAATTCTGGAGGTCCAAAACTGGATATTGTGGTGCCTTATGAAGAACACCAGACTGGCTTCTTGGCAGATAGCGTTGACAGTTATGCAGCAGCAATGGATCATATTCTGTCTCTGACACCAGAACAGAGACTGTCCATTAGGAAAAATGCACGTCTTTCTGTTGGCAGATTTTCAGATCAGGAATTTGAAGCTAATTTCCTGGCTTCATCAGAGACGCTATTTAAATGA